The following are encoded in a window of Terriglobales bacterium genomic DNA:
- a CDS encoding STAS domain-containing protein: MPTRLKKQGTTAILTVEGKLALGDNLDEFRAQWSDAIAMGIRDLVVNLEKVPMVDSSGIGSLIRCHSGITAVGGRLKLVGAGDMVRQSFRIMRLDRVFEFYENEASALASFTASV; this comes from the coding sequence ATGCCTACTCGATTGAAAAAACAGGGAACCACAGCCATCCTTACAGTCGAAGGCAAGCTCGCTTTGGGCGACAACCTTGATGAGTTTCGCGCTCAGTGGAGCGACGCCATCGCCATGGGTATCCGCGATTTGGTGGTGAACCTGGAGAAGGTCCCCATGGTGGATTCTTCCGGAATCGGCAGCCTCATTCGCTGTCACTCCGGCATTACTGCGGTTGGCGGCCGGTTGAAGCTAGTAGGCGCGGGCGACATGGTGCGCCAATCCTTCCGTATCATGCGCCTGGATCGCGTCTTTGAATTCTATGAAAATGAGGCCAGCGCTCTGGCTTCTTTCACTGCCTCGGTTTAA
- a CDS encoding thioredoxin domain-containing protein: MILSLKLSLSMAAFAVVLALCCGPVHAQKAEDIKKLQNDVASLKGDMQALTTKQQQILDQLGEIKKMLEKPNAAANPEALQLPETINVEKDPVLGKANARVGIIELTDFQCPFCGRFTSEAYPRIVSDYVDTGKVRFIYLDMPLASIHPWSQLAAVAAHCAGEQGKFWEMHNSLFADQRAMRPPDISDRAAKLGLDTSKFNECINSSRYNELIDTNVKSAQRMNINGTPTFLLGTFSDGGSVMKIEKSIVGTYPFEKFQADLDELLKK; this comes from the coding sequence ATGATCCTTTCTTTGAAGTTATCGCTGAGCATGGCTGCCTTTGCCGTTGTCCTGGCCTTGTGTTGTGGCCCGGTCCATGCCCAGAAGGCGGAAGATATCAAGAAGCTGCAGAACGATGTCGCATCGCTCAAAGGCGATATGCAGGCCCTTACCACCAAACAACAGCAGATACTCGATCAGCTTGGCGAGATAAAAAAGATGCTTGAAAAGCCCAACGCTGCCGCTAATCCTGAAGCTTTGCAACTGCCCGAGACGATCAACGTCGAGAAAGACCCCGTGCTGGGCAAGGCCAATGCGCGGGTAGGCATCATCGAATTGACCGACTTCCAATGTCCATTCTGTGGCAGGTTTACCTCGGAGGCCTACCCCAGGATCGTCTCTGACTACGTTGATACCGGCAAGGTCCGTTTCATCTACCTGGATATGCCGCTCGCCAGCATTCATCCGTGGTCACAGTTGGCGGCGGTTGCAGCTCACTGCGCTGGCGAGCAGGGCAAGTTCTGGGAGATGCACAACAGCCTTTTTGCCGACCAGCGGGCCATGCGGCCGCCAGATATCTCTGACCGCGCCGCTAAACTGGGACTCGACACGAGCAAATTTAACGAATGCATCAATAGCAGCCGTTACAACGAACTCATCGATACGAACGTGAAGAGCGCCCAGCGGATGAACATCAACGGCACCCCGACTTTTTTGCTCGGAACCTTCAGTGACGGCGGCAGCGTCATGAAAATCGAGAAGTCAATTGTTGGCACCTATCCCTTCGAGAAGTTTCAGGCTGATCTGGACGAACTCTTGAAGAAGTAG
- a CDS encoding thaumatin family protein yields the protein MKKQFDGCILTPPAVFSFLIIAVIALGFCLGAGAQTFTVVNKCSYTVYPGIYPPVYQNGGWSMAPGASVSFAPGNKFNGRIWGRIGCNAANPALCATGQCGGTGLQCAGTTGQAGTSLAEFNLNASGTDWYDVSYVDGIDNPIGVQISNGSCVSPSACNSAVISNCPAGLKNGDYCLSPCSAFNTDQFCCRNAFGTRATCVVSQWPANDQAYVNNIHNFCPNEYAYAYDDPVGLHTCATGSNYTITFCPGGSGSGGGGGGGGGGGSLNGMHVVKASYDLNLAVDDWAASTATGNKVDVYTVNGTGAQNWNFSNNGVSPAGDYNIAVSFGAFCLDVAGRGTTNGTKVDLSPCNGQTNQAWHVVPSGSFFTLQPANAPGKCLDSPGWTTTPGTQLQIWQCTGGTNQAWQIN from the coding sequence ATGAAAAAGCAGTTTGACGGGTGTATCCTCACACCACCCGCCGTTTTTTCTTTTCTAATCATAGCCGTGATCGCTTTAGGTTTCTGCCTGGGCGCCGGCGCGCAGACGTTTACCGTCGTCAACAAGTGCAGTTACACCGTCTATCCGGGTATCTATCCGCCGGTTTACCAGAACGGCGGATGGTCGATGGCTCCCGGCGCCTCCGTAAGCTTTGCTCCGGGTAACAAGTTTAATGGCCGCATTTGGGGTCGCATTGGATGTAATGCCGCCAACCCTGCGCTGTGCGCCACCGGACAGTGCGGCGGCACCGGCCTGCAGTGCGCAGGCACTACCGGCCAGGCGGGGACCTCGCTCGCGGAATTTAATCTCAATGCATCAGGGACAGACTGGTACGACGTCAGCTACGTCGATGGCATCGACAACCCCATTGGTGTCCAGATTTCTAACGGCAGTTGCGTGTCGCCGAGTGCATGTAACAGCGCCGTAATCTCCAACTGTCCCGCGGGGCTCAAGAACGGCGACTATTGTCTCAGCCCTTGTAGCGCATTCAACACCGATCAATTCTGCTGCCGCAACGCTTTTGGCACACGGGCAACCTGCGTGGTCTCGCAGTGGCCCGCCAACGATCAGGCATATGTGAACAACATACACAACTTTTGTCCCAACGAATATGCCTATGCATACGATGACCCTGTCGGACTGCATACCTGCGCAACCGGATCGAATTACACCATCACCTTTTGTCCCGGCGGATCGGGAAGTGGTGGCGGCGGTGGTGGTGGTGGAGGTGGCGGGAGCCTGAATGGCATGCACGTCGTTAAGGCGTCCTATGACCTCAACCTCGCTGTCGATGATTGGGCTGCCAGCACTGCCACCGGCAACAAGGTTGATGTCTACACGGTCAATGGCACCGGTGCGCAAAACTGGAACTTCTCGAACAACGGCGTCAGCCCCGCCGGCGATTACAACATTGCGGTCTCGTTCGGAGCCTTCTGCCTCGATGTCGCCGGGCGAGGCACCACCAATGGCACGAAAGTCGATCTGTCGCCCTGCAACGGCCAAACGAATCAGGCGTGGCATGTAGTGCCATCGGGCAGTTTCTTCACGCTGCAACCGGCAAATGCACCTGGAAAGTGTCTGGATTCTCCTGGTTGGACGACAACCCCCGGGACCCAGCTCCAGATTTGGCAGTGTACCGGCGGCACCAATCAAGCCTGGCAGATCAACTGA